In Arcobacter sp. CECT 8983, the DNA window ATAGCATTTAGAAGATTAGATATTTTTTTCTCTTTAAAACCTTCTAAATCTTGTAAATCTTCATATTTTAAAGAGTATAAATCTAAGATATCATAAATCTTTTTTTCATTTACAAGTAGTTCTACAATTTTGTTTCCTAAACCATCTATATTCATACAATTTTTACTAGCAAAATAAATAATAGAGTTTGTAACAATACTTGGACAATCAAGGTTTTGACACTTGATTAAAGTACCTTCATCATGGAGTTGACTATCACATTTTGGACAGTTTGTTGGTCTAGATATTTTTTCTTGGCTTCCATCTCTTCTATCATGAAATACTTTAGTAATCTTTGGAATAATATCTCCACTTTTGATAATAATAACTTCATCATTGATTCTTAAATCAAGTCTTTCTATCTCATCATAGTTGTGTAAAGAAGCTCTTTCAACCATACTTCCATCAATATGAGTTGGTTCAACAACTGCAACAGGAGTAATAACACCTGTTCTTCCAACTTGTTGGATGATATCTTTTATTTTTGTAGTTTTTTCTACTGCTGGGAACTTATAAGCACAAGACCATCTAGGAAATTTAACTGTATAACCTAACTCTTCTTGTGTTTCAATATCATCGATTTTTACAACCATTCCATCAAGCATCATAGGAATATCATTTCTTGAAGCTATGATTTCATGGTAAACTTTTTCAATGCCTTCCACATCTTTTACAACTACTTGTAAAGGAGGTTTTACAAAACCAAGGGAATAGATATAATCCATTTTTTCTGAGATTTTTTTAAACTCTAAAGAGTTGTCTCCTACACCCCAAACATTAAAAAATAGTTTTCTAGCTGCTGTGATACTAGGGTCTAGTTGTCTTAAGCTTCCAGAAGCTGCATTTCTAGGATTTGCAAAGGGTTGTTCATCATTTGAAAGTCTAAGCTCATTGATTTTTTCAAAATCAGATTTTTTGATAACAACTTCACCTCTTATTTCTAAAAGACCTTTTTCTTTTATTTGAAGTGGAATAGAGTGGATAGTTTTCACATTGTTTGTAACATCTTCTCCCACAGATCCATCACCTCTTGTAATAGCTTGCTTTAAAACACCATTTTCATAGATAAGATTCAATGAAGCTCCATCAAATTTAGGTTCACACATAAACTCTAAGTTTGTATTTACTTTTTTTGCTCTATTTATCCAGTCCGATAACTCTTGTGTATTAAAAACATCTTCTTGTGACCACATTCTAGAAAGGTGAGAGGCTTTTACAAAACCTTCTAAGACCATTCCTCCAACTCTTTTATTTGGAGAGTTTGGGTGAGAATTTTGAGGATATGTTTGCTCATAGGCTAAGCAAGTACGTGCAAGTTTATCATACTCTTCATCTGTAGCAATTGGATTGTCTTCTACATAATAAGCATGTGCCCATGAAATAAGTGTTTGAATATTGTTGTTGTATTCTTCTTGTGTGATTATTTCTTCCATATTTTTTATACCTTTTGTAATATATCTACTCTAAATGGTTTTAAAAATGTTAATTTTTCACCACCAAAGCTTTCGTATTTTTCTTTAACTTTTTGTCTTAAATTTTCATCTATAGTATTATTGTTATAAGTTACATTCATCATTTTTTCTTCAAAATCTTCAAAGCTTTCATATGTAACTTCACTTTGAAAAAAGATTTCTTGAAATAGTTTAAACTCTTCTTTTTCTACTGCCTCTTTTATAGCTTCAAAGGCATCAATTCTTTCTTGTTTTTCATTGTGAAACAATCTTATAAGTTCATTTTGATTGCCTTGAAAAAGTGGTTCAGAAATATAAGCAATACCATTTGGTTTTAAAACTCTTTTTATTTCACTTAATGCTTTTGTCATCATATTTTTTGGAACATGATGAAATGATTTGAACATAAAAACAAAATCAATTGAGTTATCTTCTAGTGGAATATCTTGAGCTCCTGCAAGAATAAACTCTATATTATCTATGTTTTCTTTTAGATTTTTTTCATGTTGAATCTTATCTACTTCACAAGCAATAATTTGTCTATCAAAACCATTTTGTGCAATCATTTTTGTCATGCTTGCATTTCCACAACCAAGCTCTAATATCTTTTTATTATTTAAATTTAGTGTTTCTATTAAATATGATTCATTTATTGTTTGAGTAATATTATTTTTTAATAGCTTCAAGTAAATCCTTTTGAAAAGTGTATTATACAAAAAGAACTTATGTAAAAGAATAAACACATAGCTATTTTGTTAAAATATTAAGATTAAAAATTAGGAGTGAATCAAATTGAGTTATGAAGAGATATTTATTTTAGGTTGGAATTTAAACCTTTTAATGTTTTTTATAAATTTAGCAATTGCAATTAGAACTATGAATCAAAAATCAAGGGAACAGTTATTAGAAGAGAATAAAATCTTAACTGAACTTAAAATGGAGTTTGATTTATACTATCCATATAGAAGATATGAGACTTTAATAACTTATTTTATCCCTTTTACTGCATTTTTTAGAATGTCATATAGAATTATTGAGATGTTATCATTTTTCTCTAAAAATAGAGGAAGTACATTAATTGATTATATGATTTATAAATATAAAAGTGATATAGAACTAGCAAAAAACAGGTTAAAGTAGTGTCAATTTTTGTAAAAGAAAATTTTTCTAGTAATAACTCTTTATTAAAAGAGGTACAAGGATTAAGATTAATACAAAAATTAATAAATGATGAAAAAATAGAAGAAATAAATACTCCACATATATATAAAGTATCAAAAACTAGATTAGAAATTCAAAAGATTAATTCACAGGTTTTTACTGGAAAATCTATGAAAAAACTAGGTATTGGTCTTGCAAAGTTGCATAAAGTTTCTTTTGAAAAATATGGTTTAGAAAATGATAATTATATTGGATTATCAAAGCAGAGCAATATTTTATCAGATAATTGGGGAGAGTTCTTTTTTGAGTACAGGCTTCTTTTTCAGATTTCACTTATTAAAAATAGTTTATTAGCTTTAGAGTTTGAAACTATTTTAAATAAAAATAGAGTAAAGATAATCTCCTTTTTAAACAAATATGTAGATAAACCTTCTTTAGTACATGGAGATTTATGGTCAGGAAATGTACTTGTGGATAAAAATGAAAAAGTTTATTTAATTGATCCTTCTGTATATTTTGCCCATAGAGAAGTTGATATTGCAATGACTCACATTTTTGGTGGTTTTACAAAAGAGTTTTATGAGGCTTATAATGAAGAGTATCCTTTAGAACAAGAGTTTGAAACAAGAAAAGAGATTTACAATCTTTATCATTATTTAAATCATTACAATCTTTTTGGAAGTTCATATTTAGGTGAGTGTAAAAAAAGAATAAAATTAATTGATGAAATGTAATGGATAATTTAAAAGAACAGTTTTTAGGGTTTTACAATACTCCTGTTCTCTTTGATGAACTATATAGTTTAAAACAGTTCTGTTTTGATGAAATAAACACTTCAAATTTACAAATTGAAGATATAAAGATTGATACTAAACTTCCTTTAGGTAAAAGAGTAGAATACTTTTTTGAACACTATTTAAATCTAACTACTAGATACAAGCTAATTAAAAAAAACATACAAATAATTAAAGATAAAAATACTTTGGGTGAATTGGATTTTATAGTATTTGATAAAAAAGAAAACTGCTTTAAACATATTGAGTTAATCTATAAATATTATTTATATGATGTAAGATTAGAAAAAGAGCTTGATAGATATATTGGTCCAAATAAAAACGATACTTTAGTTAGAAAACTAACAAAACTAAGAGATAAACAATTACCCTTACTTTTTAAAGATGTTACAAGAGAATATTTATCTGAAATTGATTTTAGTAATATAAAGCAAGAAGTCTGTTATAAAGCAAATATTTTTTTACCTTTTTATCATAAGGCTTTACAAATAAAATTTCAAGATAGTATAAAAGGTTACTATTTAGGGTTTAATGACTTTGAAAATGATGATATTTTTAAGAAATGTAGTTTTTATATTCCCCATAGATATGATTGGGTTAATTTTGAAAAATATAATCAAGAATATATATCATATGAAAAAGCACTTGAACAAATAAAATTTTTCCATAAATACAATAAATCACCATTAGTTTGGGTAAATAATAATAAAACCATTTACCTATTGTTTATTACATTTTGGCATTAAAATAATATATGTAATCGCCATGTAACCAATAAGAGATAATATGTCACCTTAAAAATAATATTTAAGGCAAATTTTGATGCATAATATCTCTTTAAAAAATAAGATTCTACTTATTCTTACCCTTCCTATTATGACTATAATACTTCTTAGTGTTAATATTCTTCTTAACAAGCTTGATCAGAAAAACTCTATGGTAAATACAAAAAGTTATTTGGAGTTTACTATTCTTTCAAATAAAGTTCTAAGTTCATTACAAGAAGAAAGAGAAGTTAGTTTAATTTTTACTACAAGTTATGGCAAAAATAAAAAGAGTGAACTTTTAACTTTAAGAGAAGATACAAATAAAGAGATTGCTATACTAAATAACTATATTGAAGAGTTTGATTCTTCTAAATATGGTGTTGAAGTAACGCAGAAAATCAAGATATTAAAAAAGCAGTTAAATATAATATCTCAAATAAGAAATAAAGTTGATAATATTTCAATAAGTGATGAAGATTTACTTACTTTTTATAGCTCAATTATTAATACTATTCTTTCTTTTATGGATGAAATATTAAGTTATAGTAATGATGGAGAGTTATCGAAAAAACTACAAGCATATATCTCTATTGCTAATATTATAGAAAAAGCGACTTTAGAAAGAAGAGTTGTAAGAGAGATTTTTGAAAAGGGTCAATTATCAAATGAAGATTATCTAACTTTTACTTCATCTGTTGTAGCTCAAGAGACTTTTTTAGAACTATTCAAGAAAGTTGCTACAGAAGAACAGTTAAAATTAATAGAAAAAATGTCAACTTGCAAAGAGTGTAAACAAGTAGAAAGTTTTAGAAATATAATTTATAATAAAAGCCAAAAAGATAAACTAATCTCAGAGATACAAGCCTATTTAGGATATGGTGGTTTAATTCACAATTTTAAGGATTATGTTTTAAGTGGTGATGAAAAAAAACTAAACAAAATTCAAAAATTTCATACTTCTGTTTCAAGAAAAATAAATAGATATAGAAGACTTGATGGTATTACAAAAGAAGAGAAAAAACTTCTTAAAGATATTAAAAGAGTTTTTGATAATTATTTAGGTTCATCTTTGGACATTATGGAGGCATACTCTTTAAATAAATCAATATCTGAAATAAATGCAAATATTACAATAGATGATGACAAAGCAATTAAAGCACTTACTTTATTAAATTCAAATATGTATGGCGTTGATTCTAAAATGTGGTTCTTAGCTTCTTCAAATAGAATTGATTATTTTAACTCTTTATCAAATAGTTTAGCTGTAAATATTAAAAGATATATTGATAATAAAAATACAAGTTTAAACAGAGATTTTATTATGATGGTTACATTTAATATTATTATGCTGGTTATTGTATTTATTATAAGTATTTATATGACAAGAGTTATTGTTAAATCTTTAAGAAATTTTAAATCTGGACTTGAAGACTTCTTTATGTATGTTATTAGAGAAAAAGAGCATATTCATCCTATGGAAGTAAAAGGAAGTGATGAGTTTGCTTTAATGACAAAAGACATGAATGAAAAAATTAAAAGAATTGAAGCTTCTATTGAACAAGATAAAAAAGTTGTTAGTGAAATCTCTGATGTTATGGGTAAAGTTTCAAATGGTTTCTTTGAGTATAAAGTTCATGAAGTAGCTTCTACAAATGAAGTTGAGTCTTTAAAACAAATTATTAATAAAATGATTACTTATACCAAACAAAAAGTAAAT includes these proteins:
- a CDS encoding fructosamine kinase family protein, with the protein product MSIFVKENFSSNNSLLKEVQGLRLIQKLINDEKIEEINTPHIYKVSKTRLEIQKINSQVFTGKSMKKLGIGLAKLHKVSFEKYGLENDNYIGLSKQSNILSDNWGEFFFEYRLLFQISLIKNSLLALEFETILNKNRVKIISFLNKYVDKPSLVHGDLWSGNVLVDKNEKVYLIDPSVYFAHREVDIAMTHIFGGFTKEFYEAYNEEYPLEQEFETRKEIYNLYHYLNHYNLFGSSYLGECKKRIKLIDEM
- the ligA gene encoding NAD-dependent DNA ligase LigA is translated as MTQEEYNNNIQTLISWAHAYYVEDNPIATDEEYDKLARTCLAYEQTYPQNSHPNSPNKRVGGMVLEGFVKASHLSRMWSQEDVFNTQELSDWINRAKKVNTNLEFMCEPKFDGASLNLIYENGVLKQAITRGDGSVGEDVTNNVKTIHSIPLQIKEKGLLEIRGEVVIKKSDFEKINELRLSNDEQPFANPRNAASGSLRQLDPSITAARKLFFNVWGVGDNSLEFKKISEKMDYIYSLGFVKPPLQVVVKDVEGIEKVYHEIIASRNDIPMMLDGMVVKIDDIETQEELGYTVKFPRWSCAYKFPAVEKTTKIKDIIQQVGRTGVITPVAVVEPTHIDGSMVERASLHNYDEIERLDLRINDEVIIIKSGDIIPKITKVFHDRRDGSQEKISRPTNCPKCDSQLHDEGTLIKCQNLDCPSIVTNSIIYFASKNCMNIDGLGNKIVELLVNEKKIYDILDLYSLKYEDLQDLEGFKEKKISNLLNAIEKTKGIELHRVINALGIEHIGEVASKQICLEFGLEVINIDLDSLIALDGIGEQMAKSFVDFMRVNHDLVTKLIEIINPKVEEKKEVSENAFKGTTVVLTGTMSKSRGIIKKDLEALGAKVSSSVSKKTDYLIYGEDAGSKYDKAVELGVTTLTEEQMLEMI
- a CDS encoding DUF1853 family protein encodes the protein MDNLKEQFLGFYNTPVLFDELYSLKQFCFDEINTSNLQIEDIKIDTKLPLGKRVEYFFEHYLNLTTRYKLIKKNIQIIKDKNTLGELDFIVFDKKENCFKHIELIYKYYLYDVRLEKELDRYIGPNKNDTLVRKLTKLRDKQLPLLFKDVTREYLSEIDFSNIKQEVCYKANIFLPFYHKALQIKFQDSIKGYYLGFNDFENDDIFKKCSFYIPHRYDWVNFEKYNQEYISYEKALEQIKFFHKYNKSPLVWVNNNKTIYLLFITFWH
- a CDS encoding class I SAM-dependent methyltransferase, with product MKLLKNNITQTINESYLIETLNLNNKKILELGCGNASMTKMIAQNGFDRQIIACEVDKIQHEKNLKENIDNIEFILAGAQDIPLEDNSIDFVFMFKSFHHVPKNMMTKALSEIKRVLKPNGIAYISEPLFQGNQNELIRLFHNEKQERIDAFEAIKEAVEKEEFKLFQEIFFQSEVTYESFEDFEEKMMNVTYNNNTIDENLRQKVKEKYESFGGEKLTFLKPFRVDILQKV